One Roseburia rectibacter DNA window includes the following coding sequences:
- a CDS encoding PAAR-like protein: protein MSVFDRYGNFVYLNDGSLSSEEEAEEEKKRQEQLCELMSMYQHYRGIVAEPQYVPRGSKLRCQYGTEFVQLDCFEDYGIYRGIWPLLTTLDCRPENIHNFGSCLCPEANYRNRLPMTVANTVDGKTAIKAIYNEFPHICIPLVDEENGWRQVKKDLLVEANAHRDASVLLSNAVLVCQYGGIITIVDVLSGNEDDENKGNLLEQLSTEYIEWLIKAEGTKLYPYIDEKDNDEAKSRKNVTLGPGITFDSTTRNWDILETYLGWTEDDINTIITDLYDRGVKYSEDSKYAITLQNAKQILNVLAQEIYIPDVNRAIEAYRDEADEEVIYSQRELEAMFDYSFNTGLSATADTGYTYSSSIDNPDKIIYYYLRKDLQGAVGAVKKFGNEGNRRRINQLYLFFKGYKFIDGADEALKPHRDELGF from the coding sequence ATGTCAGTTTTTGATAGGTATGGAAATTTTGTATATTTAAATGATGGTTCTTTAAGCAGTGAAGAAGAGGCAGAAGAAGAGAAGAAGCGTCAAGAGCAATTATGTGAATTGATGAGTATGTATCAGCATTATCGTGGAATAGTTGCGGAACCTCAATATGTACCAAGAGGTTCAAAACTTAGATGTCAGTATGGAACTGAATTTGTGCAGCTAGATTGCTTTGAAGATTATGGAATATACAGAGGTATATGGCCATTACTGACGACATTGGATTGCAGACCCGAAAATATACATAATTTTGGTTCATGCCTGTGTCCGGAAGCAAATTATCGTAATCGGCTGCCTATGACGGTGGCAAATACTGTAGATGGAAAAACAGCAATAAAGGCAATTTATAATGAGTTCCCACATATTTGTATTCCACTTGTCGATGAAGAAAATGGTTGGAGACAAGTAAAGAAGGATTTACTGGTGGAAGCAAATGCACATAGAGATGCTTCGGTGTTATTGAGTAATGCAGTTTTGGTTTGCCAGTATGGGGGAATAATTACAATAGTGGATGTGCTAAGTGGGAATGAGGATGATGAAAATAAAGGTAATTTGTTAGAACAACTAAGTACTGAATATATAGAATGGCTGATAAAAGCAGAGGGAACCAAATTGTATCCCTATATAGATGAGAAGGATAATGATGAAGCTAAATCAAGAAAAAATGTTACACTGGGACCGGGAATTACTTTCGATAGTACTACAAGAAATTGGGATATCTTAGAGACGTATTTAGGTTGGACGGAAGATGATATAAATACGATAATTACAGATTTATATGATAGGGGGGTAAAGTATTCGGAAGATTCTAAATATGCTATTACACTCCAAAATGCAAAACAGATACTTAATGTATTAGCCCAAGAGATATATATACCAGATGTTAATAGAGCAATTGAGGCGTATAGAGATGAAGCAGATGAAGAAGTTATTTATTCACAACGTGAATTAGAAGCAATGTTTGATTATTCGTTTAATACAGGATTATCTGCGACGGCAGATACCGGTTATACATACAGTTCATCTATAGATAATCCCGACAAAATTATATATTATTATTTAAGAAAAGATTTGCAAGGGGCAGTCGGTGCAGTAAAAAAATTTGGTAATGAGGGGAATAGACGCAGAATAAATCAATTATACTTATTTTTTAAAGGGTACAAATTCATTGATGGTGCGGATGAGGCGTTGAAACCACATAGAGATGAATTAGGCTTTTGA
- a CDS encoding enolase family protein codes for MMRCKELEEYIQEYCSERRKIKWEYLDKHYSMLFPAFVENLDILIKNWCGEQNDKEQDKIRYLIFQRLRTSGYTGTYEISMGLSNSMLYLDEHMSCVYWKPDLIYENINSDMENVRKKLEQKYIRIEEYELLYIKQKLLLDDWKLFFKVLERLSDKAAEKIQERYEIFEDEIEILAGDYMDRLDIVGSISVNRE; via the coding sequence ATGATGCGTTGTAAAGAGCTTGAAGAGTACATACAAGAATATTGTTCTGAGAGAAGAAAGATTAAATGGGAATATCTAGACAAGCATTATAGTATGTTATTTCCAGCTTTCGTGGAGAACTTAGATATATTAATAAAAAACTGGTGTGGTGAACAAAATGATAAGGAACAGGATAAAATAAGATATCTTATTTTTCAACGTTTACGAACCAGTGGTTATACAGGAACTTACGAAATATCTATGGGATTGAGTAATTCCATGCTATATTTGGACGAGCATATGTCCTGTGTATATTGGAAACCGGATTTAATATATGAAAATATAAATAGTGACATGGAAAATGTCAGAAAGAAACTGGAACAGAAATATATCAGGATAGAAGAGTATGAATTGTTATATATAAAACAAAAACTTCTTTTGGATGACTGGAAGCTATTTTTTAAAGTTTTAGAAAGATTGTCAGATAAAGCTGCAGAAAAGATCCAGGAAAGATATGAAATATTTGAAGATGAAATTGAGATATTGGCTGGGGATTATATGGACAGGCTGGATATAGTAGGTAGTATTAGTGTAAATAGAGAATAA